A genomic segment from Clarias gariepinus isolate MV-2021 ecotype Netherlands chromosome 11, CGAR_prim_01v2, whole genome shotgun sequence encodes:
- the LOC128533284 gene encoding olfactory receptor 52E4-like encodes MTDFTNISTLTLQGFNLPPETIFPAFVFATVGYLTILICNLVLLFTIILNKSLHQPMYFLLLNLPINDLIGSTALFPQIIKELVLDTRTIEFSTCVAQAFFIHIYATGAVFILTVMAYDRYVAICCPMRYNTIMSNVHIVRLISLVWVFNILIIAVLFILLLRLPRCRSFVTHTYCDNPSLLQLVCLNTTINNIYGLMTVAVSQVITVGLIAFTYIRILIACFKNKGSDTRSKALQTCATHLTVFLLFECLGLFTIISYRLTDISPHLRKFSGVAAMILPPTLNPIIYGLRTKEIRIRALKFLQKRDTEHLTASTITTPPSASTHRPSSPHFSGWSPNATKRSPSNTRYEVGCHGESERNAGTAVSCVRRIHYSIL; translated from the exons ATGACTGATTTTACCAATATATCTACTCTGACACTTCAGGGCTTCAATTTACCTCCTGAGACTATTTTCCCTGCATTTGTCTTTGCAACAGTGGGTTACCTGACCATCCTCATTTGCAATCTTGTCCTACTCTTCACAATCATTCTTAATAAGAGTCTTCACCAGCCTATGTACTTTTTGCTATTAAACCTGCCTATAAATGATCTTATAGGTTCTACAGCCCTGTTTCCACAAATTATTAAGGAACTCGTATTGGATACCAGGACAATAGAGTTTTCAACCTGTGTCGCTCAAGCtttctttatacatatttatGCAACAGGTGCAGTATTCATTTTGACAGTTATGGCATATGACAGATATGTGGCTATTTGCTGCCCTATGAGATACAACACTATAATGAGTAATGTACACATAGTGAGGCTCATCTCCTTGGTCTGGGTTTTTAATATACTAATAATAGCAGTGCTTTTTATCCTTCTGTTGCGCTTACCACGATGCAGATCTTTTGTGACTCACACATACTGTGACAACCCGTCTTTGCTCCAGCTGGTCTGCCTAAATACAACTATAAATAACATATATGGATTGATGACTGTAGCTGTCAGCCAGGTGATAACAGTTGGGCTAATTGCATTTACATACATTCGAATCCTTATAgcctgttttaaaaacaaaggaTCTGATACACGTAGCAAAGCCCTACAGACGTGTGCCACACACTTAACAGTCTTTCTCCTGTTTGAATGTTTAGGCCTTTTCACAATTATTTCCTACAGGTTAACAGATATTTCTCCCCATTTAAGGAAATTCAGTGGAGTTGCCGCTATGATTTTACCTCCAACATTAAATCCTATTATATATGGACTAAGAACAAAGGAAATCAGGATACGAGCATTAAAATTTCTTCAAAAAAGG gacaccgaacacctaacagcctCCACCATCACCACTCCTCCGTCTGCGTCAACACatcgccctagctcacctcacttctCAGGATGGAGCCCTAACGCCACAAAGCGTTCTCCTTCCAACACGAGGTATGAAGTCGGGTGTCATGGGGAATCCgagcgcaatgcgggcacagctgtctcctgcgtgCGCCGAATTCATTATAGCatactctaa